One part of the Parvularculales bacterium genome encodes these proteins:
- a CDS encoding fibronectin type III domain-containing protein → MLRRLGSQPFPLPILLSRGEIVIQLSEIWELTRGELESYDAYAALVAYNPDWATVAAENASITTVAFSVAGFLGPFVSDMAATSAAASGTETTQSRTVSSGGGNVYFYTAPAYPNRILASQTSQLNLSVGDAVSITKGTETYNYTITAIINTYGNETTVFEVGGDTDPGDYFQTGDSLTVVFTVYTHGENLTSYNTTDAAFKKTTDRGTSWETVSISDAALTNNATAVFVPPSAANTSLQMRTYLDTGETYNANNTYYFYNGTDVREVTAFSKSVEAVVKLTNYRLDDTAPAELSFMDAVISGTLPVDLVISHVGFSVDLETDTRKARIPIVIVLSTPVPAPLIGNGLITVNWDAVSDAEGYWVYYRQSGADWVQIPRSDDTALTELFTPLTNDTLYEFQVVAYGVGYQDSLPGEAFGAPAFENPYEAWMSNNAGWLVDGKVWVLPNEETETFEAWKLGNETWVIGDDTWVIDKW, encoded by the coding sequence ATGCTGCGTAGATTGGGTTCACAACCGTTTCCATTACCGATATTGTTGAGTCGCGGGGAGATCGTTATACAACTCTCGGAAATCTGGGAGCTGACGCGTGGAGAGTTAGAGAGTTATGATGCCTATGCTGCATTGGTGGCGTATAACCCCGACTGGGCGACGGTGGCGGCGGAGAATGCGTCTATCACGACGGTGGCCTTTTCGGTGGCTGGATTTCTGGGTCCGTTTGTGTCTGATATGGCAGCGACCTCGGCAGCGGCATCGGGCACAGAAACGACGCAATCTCGGACAGTTTCGTCAGGTGGTGGAAATGTCTACTTTTACACAGCGCCGGCGTATCCGAATCGTATTTTGGCTTCACAAACGTCTCAGCTGAATCTGAGTGTCGGCGATGCGGTCTCGATCACGAAAGGGACAGAGACCTACAATTACACGATTACAGCGATCATCAACACGTATGGTAACGAGACGACTGTGTTTGAAGTCGGTGGCGATACCGATCCGGGCGACTATTTTCAAACGGGTGATTCACTGACAGTTGTTTTCACGGTTTATACGCATGGTGAAAATCTCACTTCCTACAACACGACAGATGCGGCGTTTAAGAAAACAACCGATAGGGGCACGAGTTGGGAAACTGTGAGCATCAGCGATGCGGCTCTGACGAACAACGCCACCGCAGTGTTTGTTCCGCCCTCAGCTGCGAACACGAGCCTTCAGATGCGGACGTATCTGGACACAGGAGAGACCTATAACGCAAATAACACCTATTATTTTTATAACGGCACTGACGTCCGAGAAGTCACAGCATTTTCAAAATCGGTAGAAGCGGTTGTGAAGTTGACGAACTACAGGCTTGACGACACGGCTCCTGCGGAATTATCTTTTATGGATGCGGTGATAAGTGGGACTTTACCGGTGGACCTCGTGATTTCTCATGTGGGCTTCAGTGTTGACCTTGAAACCGATACGCGCAAAGCAAGGATTCCGATAGTTATTGTTCTGTCTACACCGGTGCCCGCCCCGCTGATAGGGAACGGTCTGATCACGGTGAACTGGGATGCTGTGTCTGATGCCGAGGGGTATTGGGTGTATTATCGTCAAAGTGGTGCTGACTGGGTTCAAATTCCGCGTTCAGATGACACGGCACTGACCGAGTTGTTCACACCGCTGACGAATGATACCCTCTACGAGTTTCAGGTTGTTGCGTATGGCGTGGGTTATCAAGATTCGTTGCCGGGTGAAGCGTTTGGGGCACCTGCGTTTGAGAATCCGTATGAGGCGTGGATGTCAAATAATGCTGGCTGGCTGGTCGACGGTAAAGTGTGGGTATTGCCGAATGAAGAGACAGAAACTTTTGAAGCCTGGAAATTAGGGAACGAGACGTGGGTGATTGGCGATGACACCTGGGTCATAGACAAATGGTAG